Proteins from a single region of Verrucomicrobiota bacterium:
- a CDS encoding FAD-dependent oxidoreductase, with translation MKTVTSQSAYDFNRRSFFRTALTGVAGVATMPPLTQAADAPAANRPGGYLEAARELPLRADADVVVCGAGPAGCAAAIAAARAGARTRLFEVHGCLGGVWTAGLLTYIFDFDKPGLTRELVKKLDERDARRSKNPSRFVYEPEAMKLLMEDLCVESGVKFQLHTRVAAAYREGQRLTTIVTESKSGREAWAAPVFIDATGDGDLGAQAGCEWDIGQAKDCPCQPLTMNALAVVKDVQAIGKYISFNGTDEFTGPGGHLACVEAFKGELKRAGVETSYGHPTIFPVRDNLVMLMLNHEYNILANDSAKITEATVRSRAEIHRVVRALRSLGGVWEGLQVAATAEQIGVRDGRRIHGRYTVTKADLLAGVRQPDAVTRATFGVDIHAESREKNRNETISHGGFKTKPYDIPLRALIAKDVDGLMMAGRCISGDFIAHASYRVTGNSVAMGEAAGVVAAIAAKSKRLPHEVEWREGAEQLAKLWQRT, from the coding sequence ATGAAAACCGTGACTTCGCAGAGCGCGTACGATTTCAATCGTCGTTCGTTCTTCCGTACGGCGCTGACCGGCGTGGCCGGTGTGGCGACGATGCCGCCGTTGACGCAGGCGGCGGACGCGCCTGCCGCCAACCGACCGGGCGGCTATCTCGAAGCGGCGCGCGAGCTGCCTTTGCGCGCGGATGCGGACGTGGTTGTTTGCGGCGCGGGCCCGGCCGGCTGCGCGGCAGCCATCGCCGCCGCCCGGGCGGGAGCGCGCACGCGGCTGTTCGAGGTGCACGGCTGTCTCGGCGGCGTCTGGACGGCAGGGCTGCTCACGTACATCTTCGACTTCGACAAGCCCGGCCTCACCCGTGAACTGGTGAAGAAACTGGATGAACGGGACGCGCGGCGTAGTAAAAATCCCAGCCGCTTTGTCTATGAGCCGGAGGCGATGAAGCTGTTGATGGAGGACCTGTGCGTGGAGTCCGGCGTGAAGTTTCAGCTTCACACGCGCGTGGCGGCCGCTTACCGCGAAGGGCAACGTCTCACCACCATCGTCACCGAATCAAAATCAGGCCGTGAGGCGTGGGCGGCACCGGTGTTTATTGACGCGACGGGCGACGGCGATCTCGGTGCGCAGGCAGGTTGCGAGTGGGACATCGGCCAGGCGAAGGATTGTCCGTGCCAGCCCCTGACCATGAATGCGCTAGCCGTGGTAAAGGATGTCCAGGCGATCGGGAAATATATTTCCTTCAACGGCACCGATGAATTCACCGGGCCGGGCGGACATCTCGCTTGCGTGGAAGCCTTTAAGGGCGAGCTGAAGCGCGCCGGCGTCGAGACCTCTTATGGGCACCCGACCATTTTTCCTGTGCGCGATAACCTCGTCATGTTGATGCTCAATCATGAGTACAACATTCTGGCCAACGATAGCGCGAAAATCACGGAAGCCACCGTCCGGTCACGGGCGGAAATCCATCGCGTGGTCCGGGCGCTTCGTTCACTCGGCGGCGTGTGGGAGGGGCTGCAAGTCGCCGCCACGGCGGAGCAGATTGGCGTGCGCGACGGGCGGCGGATTCATGGGCGCTACACGGTTACCAAGGCGGATTTGCTCGCGGGTGTCCGGCAACCCGATGCCGTCACACGCGCGACCTTCGGCGTGGATATTCACGCGGAGAGCCGGGAGAAAAACCGGAACGAAACAATTTCGCACGGCGGCTTCAAAACGAAACCCTATGATATTCCCTTGCGCGCACTCATTGCGAAGGATGTGGACGGCCTGATGATGGCGGGCCGGTGCATCAGTGGCGATTTCATTGCCCACGCCAGCTATCGCGTGACCGGAAATTCCGTGGCGATGGGTGAAGCTGCGGGTGTCGTGGCGGCGATTGCCGCCAAAAGCAAACGCCTGCCGCATGAAGTGGAATGGCGCGAAGGGGCGGAACAACTGGCGAAACTCTGGCAACGAACCTGA
- a CDS encoding autotransporter-associated beta strand repeat-containing protein, with protein sequence MKPLHLNCLKRMLWMVIAVTFVMLSLTKSHATILTDDFKTTNTAMNSTNVAGGTGWAMPWISGSSQTKINTSASIAYTNGGYNITQESASGMFYTSTPIGASMRGGVRSNSVPLTGTVWFSTLMTNSATSQSYIHVNSANNGTGGTLNYNPSSQYNIGIMSNSFVVGYGYNSANNSVASFNFTPSNNVVSGSHLILGRITFQAAGNLDRIEVWIDPTQLTNLPSPLFSEVTRDIGANLFIVGVAANGNSAIDAIRFSDGGGDPVVAYYEVTGTTNLNSGGFSVITSDAQAQTVGCGDTANFSVTANNSPLSYQWYFNGAAIGGATNSMLTLPGVTAASRGYYSVVVSNVVGLTPGMAALLTVTNCNLDLVWRGGAAGNPSTWDSGATNWAPSTNLALRLPFGNGDSVTFTNGTTYLSVSVTGTNAPSRMTVVGASNYVFAGGVIAGPGQVSVNVSNQVSFNNTNTYTGGTILSNGNFFFYTGGLPGDSTVYAGQFVANSPGTYAGNINNIGGKVVTTSGLAGTATLAGSISGTGVVEPHGGTMVLAGTNTYTGTTLLTGGKLVLAATGSISNTPSITLQVATNILDVSAVSGFTLNGQMLAGIGSVVGNVSTRAGSSLTPGATGAVGTLTFSNNLTLTDSALNYDFGYVTNEAANDLVLMTGGTLTLNGTLLVLPNMLSYPANGTYILIRGFTGTVQGSGSVATPPAFSNLCQSVTFDLSQPGVVLMNITVRHQSLVWLGTNGPAWDLKQTTNWFNTASSAADGFVPGDSVVFNDNPTNGSVTLTTSLGPTALTVNNTNLSYIFSGSGKLSGPMALNKNGSGTLILTNTGANDYMGGTFINGGRLIAGLNHLLGDVLDNGALILTPAAAGTFTNNVSGSGSLTKLTSNSLNLYGSNSYSGPTYISTGGGTSGVSITNVQALGNSTSIIVSNNAFLKLMGFVNVSNKAISITGSGDNQGALQAGGTNIWDGPITLGVDQTRVGGVTGSALTLSGPIDSGTNIYGLAVRHADNNGQVILKGTNTYKGGSYMVVGWTKLAGGDNRLPTGSPAVFGNAANTGNATLDLAGFNQQVYGMGSVGTTMPMLVTNSAGTLCTLTVSNDVTAPSTTRAAVIGAIAFVKNGSGSQTLTGTSTYSGGTVVNAGTLLMNGSATGAVSVAGGALGGTGKIVGTVTVQSGAGVTPGNGLGNPGTLTVSNTLTLNGGSSLYLDLANSTGTTTNDLVNLAGNPLVLGGTVTVLPNLINGYLTNGTYTIISNAASISGDVPTLLVPGAGFASACRSVTFSTNTGVGPYNVYLTISGANQSLVWQGNHGNNWDLLVTTNWLNTGSSNPDVFAPGDAVVFDDTAVNGNASLTTVLQPASVVVNNTNLTYLWSGSGKLSGTSGLTKNSPGTLIVANSLTNDYTGATVINGGTLQVGNGGPAGSLPGSITDNGMLIYNRSDDLTINSVIQGAGSLTKVANNKLVLGATNTYTGPTTNASGTLEITTASVRNDIVNNGVLSINQAADGVLTNNISGSGALSKLAGNTITLAGINTYGGSTLVGAGTLLVTNSGAMGVSTSAFITNNGAIKLNDGVVINASASLLGPTYASFGALQANTNAACAWNGPITLGADQARVGTLAGGTLTLGGVIDSGTNIYSLMVRNADTNGVVIVTNASTYKGWSMAYVGTTRLGGGDNRLPVEAVLSIGNGANQVSGILDLAGYNQQVAGLTNQGTTIPIWVTNSSATLSTLTVSNNTANTYAGKLGGALALTKLGTNTLTLNSTNEYTGITAVSNGTLLVQGSIPGAATVAAGALGGNGSVGGLVDVLPGAALTPGNDLGSKGTLTLSNGLILENGANIAFDLASNTAITNNDLINLAGSALTLNGTVTILPNYLNGVPGGGTYTIISNISSITGDVPTSFVTTPGLSNLCQGIAFSVSGSGPYEVVMTLTGVRSLMFWQGTNGNNWDLGVTANWLNIGTMLGDVFQSNDAIQFDDTSTNGNVLLQGLLTPKSIAVINTNLNYTWTGGGISSVGALYKTGTNRLTLLATTNTYAGGVALNGGTLTVGNGSSLSGNLTATNGTLLVDTGGALLSVNAAVNGATLEVTGGGSLTAGTLIVGQNTANSTNSVLGGSTMSVGFGSTNDLIVGYRTINTNGARAYMDLSAAGSLVANVGKLWVGYNTDVNTVQAASGSLLLATNNNITATNITIGHVTGGGGFNNTLVNVVTFGSGSNLVTTPKMVVGSLKSSVRITLNTGGTLILNNGTNRTDLTIGNNAIDTSATPTNVVDLSGGIFEASLNTLLVGSKSLGLAGCESASMILSSNAANSINVNSILLGSLSAATGATSYAIGTLSVGQGTLTVNSNVTLAALTSVGSAYGTLTLNGGSVSMGGDILKGSASNTANAALILNGATLDLRPAGRTTNGVIGSATSPITTNQFLSGTLRNVGEVNGGGVVIKTGTGTLILDGTNTYTGLTIVSNGTLVVSGLLGTNAVVVGGGTLSGYGTLNGALNLQSGGTLNLGTNLGVLTINNNATLGGFTVLKIRKAGATLANDRLTGINALTLGGTLTVHATGDPLIAGDAFKLFDATTGSGSFATFNLPSLTTGLTWDTSQLHTSGSLAVVAVAAITQDPQPNVLITGVGSNATFTAIATGTALHYQWYFNVNTLIPGANTNYLELVNLQTSNAGIYTLVVTNITGVATSAPSTLLVTNHAAAPSGLGITPSPTNAVAVSNAVSFTVSASGSAPLYYLWYKNSNFAAAVSTSIGVTNPAVSCANDNDYYNVIVSNAQGTASAGPVYVRVTDSNAPAFTVAVVATNVTLMKGTNFSLPAIGLAANCHLATYRWYVNTTNLLAGQTTATLSLTEVKLNDAGTYTVIASNLNGLSVIGTAAVVTVQYVVENPGITVSGETFQTTVNAELGRAYWLEARESLTTGTWTFVLGVTNVTGPQVLQDAAAAGPYKFYRIGSALAQ encoded by the coding sequence ATGAAGCCGCTTCATTTAAACTGTCTGAAACGAATGTTATGGATGGTGATTGCGGTCACCTTTGTGATGTTATCGTTAACGAAATCGCACGCCACGATCTTGACGGATGATTTTAAGACTACGAACACCGCCATGAATAGCACCAACGTGGCGGGTGGCACTGGATGGGCGATGCCTTGGATATCTGGTTCCAGCCAGACGAAAATCAACACCTCTGCCAGCATCGCCTATACCAACGGAGGCTATAACATCACCCAGGAAAGTGCGAGTGGCATGTTTTATACCTCCACACCCATAGGTGCCTCCATGCGCGGTGGGGTACGCTCCAATTCGGTGCCTTTGACCGGCACGGTCTGGTTCTCAACCCTGATGACCAATTCCGCCACTTCGCAGTCTTATATTCACGTTAACTCCGCAAATAACGGCACCGGTGGCACATTAAATTATAATCCCTCCAGTCAGTATAATATTGGCATCATGAGCAACTCGTTTGTGGTAGGATATGGTTATAACAGTGCAAATAATAGCGTAGCCAGTTTTAATTTTACACCGAGTAACAACGTTGTATCTGGTTCACATTTGATCCTGGGCCGCATCACCTTCCAAGCCGCCGGCAATTTGGATCGGATCGAAGTCTGGATTGACCCCACTCAATTAACCAATCTGCCAAGTCCGCTATTCTCAGAGGTGACACGGGATATCGGTGCTAACCTGTTTATTGTGGGTGTGGCGGCCAATGGAAATTCGGCAATTGACGCCATCCGCTTCAGTGATGGCGGCGGTGATCCAGTGGTGGCGTATTATGAAGTCACCGGCACCACCAATTTAAACAGCGGCGGCTTTTCAGTCATCACCAGCGATGCACAGGCCCAAACCGTAGGTTGCGGCGATACCGCAAACTTCAGCGTCACCGCCAACAATAGCCCGCTGAGCTATCAATGGTATTTCAACGGCGCGGCCATCGGCGGCGCAACCAACAGCATGTTGACGCTGCCGGGAGTCACGGCGGCTTCGCGCGGTTATTACTCGGTGGTCGTGTCCAACGTTGTGGGCCTTACCCCGGGCATGGCGGCCCTGCTGACCGTTACGAATTGCAACTTGGATCTGGTCTGGCGCGGCGGTGCAGCCGGCAACCCGAGCACTTGGGATTCCGGTGCGACGAACTGGGCCCCTTCAACCAATCTCGCACTGCGCCTGCCGTTCGGCAACGGAGATAGCGTGACCTTCACCAATGGGACGACGTATCTGTCTGTGTCGGTGACTGGTACCAATGCCCCCAGCCGTATGACTGTGGTGGGTGCCAGTAATTACGTCTTTGCCGGAGGTGTCATTGCTGGGCCGGGACAAGTGAGCGTAAATGTCAGCAACCAAGTTAGCTTCAATAACACCAATACCTACACCGGCGGCACCATTCTGAGCAACGGAAACTTCTTTTTCTATACTGGCGGTTTGCCGGGTGACTCCACCGTGTATGCCGGGCAGTTCGTTGCCAATTCACCTGGTACGTATGCGGGGAATATCAACAACATTGGTGGCAAAGTGGTGACGACCTCTGGGCTTGCGGGGACGGCTACTCTCGCGGGAAGCATCTCAGGCACCGGGGTGGTGGAACCGCATGGTGGTACCATGGTGCTTGCGGGTACTAACACCTATACCGGTACCACCCTGCTCACCGGCGGTAAACTGGTGTTGGCGGCTACCGGCTCGATCTCCAATACCCCCAGCATTACCCTCCAGGTCGCCACCAACATTCTGGATGTGAGCGCCGTCAGCGGGTTTACCCTGAATGGCCAGATGCTTGCGGGCATTGGCTCGGTGGTCGGCAATGTCAGCACGCGCGCCGGTTCCTCTCTCACTCCGGGCGCGACTGGCGCGGTCGGTACTCTGACTTTCAGCAACAACCTGACCCTGACCGATAGCGCGTTGAATTACGACTTCGGCTATGTGACCAACGAGGCGGCCAACGACTTGGTACTCATGACGGGCGGGACCCTGACGCTGAACGGAACCCTCCTGGTGCTGCCCAACATGCTCAGTTATCCTGCCAATGGCACGTACATCCTGATCCGGGGCTTCACTGGCACCGTACAGGGCAGTGGCTCGGTAGCCACCCCCCCGGCCTTCTCGAACCTTTGCCAGAGCGTCACCTTCGATCTCTCCCAGCCCGGAGTGGTGCTGATGAACATTACGGTCCGCCACCAATCCCTCGTCTGGCTGGGGACCAATGGTCCCGCCTGGGATCTCAAGCAGACCACTAACTGGTTCAACACCGCTTCATCCGCCGCCGATGGGTTCGTGCCCGGCGATTCCGTGGTGTTTAATGACAACCCGACGAATGGCTCCGTGACCCTGACGACCTCGCTCGGACCGACGGCGCTCACGGTCAATAATACCAACCTGAGTTACATATTCTCGGGCAGCGGCAAGCTCAGTGGACCGATGGCCTTGAACAAAAATGGTTCTGGAACTTTGATCCTGACCAATACGGGTGCCAACGACTATATGGGAGGGACGTTTATTAATGGCGGACGCCTCATAGCTGGTCTCAACCACTTGCTGGGTGATGTTTTGGACAACGGGGCGCTCATCCTCACCCCGGCGGCGGCGGGAACGTTCACCAACAATGTCAGCGGCTCCGGTTCACTCACCAAGTTGACGAGCAACAGCCTGAACCTCTACGGCAGCAACAGCTATTCCGGCCCGACCTATATCAGCACCGGTGGCGGCACCAGCGGCGTGTCCATCACCAATGTGCAGGCGCTGGGTAATTCCACCAGCATCATCGTCAGCAACAACGCCTTCTTGAAACTCATGGGTTTTGTCAATGTCTCCAATAAGGCCATCAGCATCACGGGCAGTGGCGATAACCAGGGGGCGTTACAGGCGGGCGGCACCAATATCTGGGATGGCCCCATCACCCTGGGAGTGGACCAAACGCGGGTGGGCGGCGTCACGGGCTCCGCGCTCACCCTGAGCGGCCCGATTGATTCGGGAACCAATATCTATGGATTGGCCGTCCGCCATGCGGACAATAACGGGCAGGTCATCCTCAAGGGCACCAATACTTACAAAGGAGGATCCTATATGGTAGTCGGCTGGACAAAACTGGCGGGTGGCGATAATCGCCTGCCTACTGGCTCGCCCGCGGTATTCGGCAACGCTGCCAATACCGGTAACGCGACGCTGGATCTGGCCGGCTTCAATCAACAAGTGTACGGGATGGGTTCCGTGGGAACCACGATGCCGATGCTGGTCACCAATAGCGCCGGCACCTTATGCACCCTGACGGTTAGTAACGATGTGACCGCACCCAGCACCACTCGCGCCGCAGTGATCGGCGCCATTGCCTTCGTCAAAAACGGTAGCGGCAGTCAGACCCTCACCGGCACGAGCACCTATAGCGGTGGTACCGTTGTCAATGCCGGCACCTTGTTGATGAACGGCAGTGCGACCGGCGCGGTCTCCGTGGCGGGTGGTGCCCTCGGCGGCACCGGTAAAATCGTTGGAACGGTCACGGTCCAATCGGGTGCCGGGGTGACGCCTGGCAACGGATTGGGCAATCCCGGCACGCTGACGGTGTCAAATACGCTGACGCTGAATGGCGGCAGCAGCCTGTATTTGGATCTGGCCAATAGTACTGGTACCACCACGAACGACTTGGTCAACCTGGCTGGCAACCCGCTGGTTTTAGGTGGCACCGTCACCGTGCTGCCGAATCTGATCAACGGCTACCTGACCAATGGCACGTACACCATTATCAGCAATGCCGCCTCCATTTCTGGCGATGTCCCCACCTTGCTGGTGCCGGGCGCGGGTTTTGCCAGTGCCTGCCGCAGCGTCACCTTCTCCACCAACACCGGGGTCGGGCCGTACAACGTGTATCTCACCATCAGCGGCGCCAATCAATCGCTGGTGTGGCAGGGCAACCATGGTAATAACTGGGATTTGCTCGTGACCACCAACTGGCTTAACACGGGCTCCTCGAATCCGGATGTTTTTGCCCCGGGGGATGCGGTGGTGTTCGATGATACGGCAGTGAATGGCAATGCCAGTTTAACGACTGTGCTGCAACCCGCCTCGGTGGTGGTGAATAACACCAATCTCACCTATCTCTGGTCGGGCAGCGGCAAGTTAAGCGGCACCTCCGGCCTGACTAAAAATAGTCCGGGGACCCTCATTGTCGCCAACAGCCTTACCAATGATTACACCGGTGCCACCGTGATCAATGGCGGCACCCTTCAGGTCGGCAACGGCGGCCCGGCCGGCAGCTTACCCGGCAGCATCACCGACAACGGCATGCTGATTTATAACCGCAGCGATGATCTGACCATCAACTCGGTGATCCAGGGAGCGGGCAGTCTGACCAAGGTGGCGAATAACAAGCTGGTGCTGGGAGCGACCAATACGTACACGGGCCCGACGACGAATGCCTCCGGAACCCTGGAAATAACGACGGCGAGCGTGCGCAATGACATTGTGAACAACGGCGTGCTCTCCATCAATCAGGCGGCGGATGGGGTGTTAACTAATAACATCAGCGGCAGCGGCGCGTTGTCGAAACTGGCCGGCAATACGATCACGCTGGCTGGCATCAATACTTACGGCGGTTCCACCCTGGTGGGTGCGGGCACTTTGCTGGTGACCAATTCGGGTGCTATGGGGGTTAGCACCAGTGCATTTATCACCAATAACGGTGCTATCAAGCTGAACGACGGTGTGGTCATCAATGCGTCAGCCAGCTTGCTGGGGCCCACTTATGCGTCCTTTGGCGCCTTGCAGGCCAACACCAATGCCGCGTGTGCTTGGAATGGCCCCATCACTTTGGGCGCTGATCAGGCGCGCGTTGGCACGCTGGCCGGCGGCACGTTGACGCTGGGCGGTGTGATTGATTCCGGGACGAATATCTACAGCCTGATGGTGCGCAATGCCGATACCAACGGCGTGGTGATCGTCACCAACGCCAGCACCTACAAGGGGTGGTCCATGGCGTATGTTGGCACCACGCGTCTTGGTGGCGGGGATAACCGGTTGCCAGTCGAGGCGGTGCTTTCCATTGGCAATGGGGCGAACCAGGTGAGCGGTATTCTGGACCTTGCCGGTTACAATCAGCAGGTGGCTGGCTTGACCAATCAGGGGACCACGATTCCGATCTGGGTGACCAATAGTTCGGCCACCCTATCCACTCTGACGGTGAGCAATAACACCGCCAATACCTATGCCGGCAAGCTGGGTGGCGCTTTGGCCCTGACCAAACTGGGCACCAACACTCTGACGCTGAACAGCACCAACGAGTACACGGGGATTACCGCCGTCAGCAATGGCACCCTGCTGGTCCAGGGCAGCATACCCGGGGCCGCGACGGTGGCCGCTGGCGCGCTGGGCGGCAACGGCTCGGTTGGCGGTCTGGTGGACGTTTTGCCCGGGGCCGCGTTGACTCCGGGTAACGACCTGGGCAGCAAGGGCACCCTGACGCTTTCCAATGGCCTGATACTGGAGAATGGAGCGAATATTGCTTTCGACCTGGCCAGCAATACGGCTATCACCAACAACGATCTGATCAACCTCGCGGGCAGCGCGTTGACCTTGAATGGAACCGTAACCATCCTGCCTAATTATCTTAACGGCGTCCCGGGCGGCGGCACCTACACGATCATCAGCAACATCAGCTCGATTACCGGCGATGTGCCCACTTCGTTTGTGACCACTCCGGGGCTCTCGAACCTTTGCCAGGGGATCGCCTTCTCCGTGAGCGGCAGTGGTCCCTATGAAGTGGTCATGACCCTGACCGGCGTTCGCTCCCTCATGTTTTGGCAGGGGACCAATGGAAATAATTGGGACTTGGGAGTGACCGCGAACTGGCTAAACATAGGCACGATGCTGGGCGATGTCTTCCAGAGCAATGATGCGATCCAATTTGATGATACATCTACCAACGGCAATGTGCTGCTGCAAGGATTGTTGACCCCGAAAAGTATCGCTGTGATCAACACCAATCTGAATTACACTTGGACGGGTGGTGGCATCAGCTCGGTGGGTGCGCTGTACAAAACGGGCACAAACCGACTCACGTTGCTGGCCACCACGAACACGTATGCCGGCGGTGTCGCGCTCAACGGTGGCACGCTGACCGTTGGCAACGGCAGTTCCCTTAGCGGCAATCTCACTGCCACCAATGGCACCCTGCTGGTGGATACAGGCGGGGCGTTGCTCAGCGTCAATGCGGCGGTGAACGGGGCCACCTTGGAAGTCACCGGGGGCGGTAGCCTAACGGCTGGTACGCTGATTGTCGGCCAAAATACGGCTAATAGCACGAATAGTGTCCTCGGCGGCAGCACCATGTCGGTGGGTTTCGGCTCCACGAATGACTTAATTGTGGGCTATCGCACCATCAATACCAACGGAGCGCGTGCATACATGGATCTCTCCGCCGCCGGCAGCTTGGTGGCCAATGTTGGAAAGTTATGGGTCGGTTACAATACCGATGTGAACACCGTTCAGGCAGCAAGTGGCAGTTTGCTGCTGGCGACCAATAACAACATTACCGCCACCAATATTACCATCGGGCATGTCACAGGTGGCGGTGGGTTTAATAATACGCTGGTCAACGTGGTGACGTTCGGGAGCGGCAGCAACCTGGTTACCACACCCAAAATGGTGGTGGGCAGTTTGAAGAGTTCCGTCCGGATAACGTTGAATACCGGGGGCACCCTGATCCTGAACAATGGCACCAACCGCACGGATCTCACCATTGGGAATAACGCCATTGATACCTCTGCCACGCCCACCAACGTGGTGGATCTCAGCGGCGGCATTTTTGAAGCCAGCCTGAACACGCTCCTGGTGGGCTCCAAATCCCTCGGCTTGGCCGGTTGCGAGTCCGCCTCCATGATCCTCAGCAGCAATGCCGCCAATAGCATCAATGTGAACAGCATCCTCTTGGGCAGCTTGTCCGCAGCCACGGGCGCCACGTCCTATGCCATCGGCACGCTCTCAGTGGGACAGGGCACTCTCACTGTGAATTCCAACGTCACCCTGGCTGCGCTGACCAGTGTCGGCAGTGCTTATGGAACGTTAACCCTCAACGGCGGATCGGTCAGCATGGGGGGAGATATCCTGAAAGGCTCGGCCAGCAATACCGCGAATGCCGCTTTGATTCTCAATGGCGCGACGCTGGACCTGCGGCCGGCCGGGCGTACCACGAATGGCGTCATCGGCAGTGCGACCAGTCCGATCACCACCAACCAGTTCCTCAGCGGCACGCTTCGCAATGTGGGCGAAGTCAACGGCGGCGGGGTGGTGATCAAGACTGGCACCGGAACGCTCATCCTGGATGGCACCAATACCTACACTGGTCTCACGATTGTGAGCAATGGTACGCTGGTAGTTAGCGGACTCCTCGGCACGAATGCGGTCGTGGTCGGTGGTGGCACCTTGAGCGGTTACGGCACCCTCAACGGGGCGCTGAATCTTCAGAGTGGCGGCACGCTCAACCTGGGTACCAATCTGGGTGTGCTGACCATCAATAATAATGCCACGCTGGGCGGCTTTACCGTGCTGAAAATCCGCAAGGCCGGCGCCACGCTGGCCAATGATCGCCTGACAGGCATCAATGCGCTGACCCTGGGCGGAACACTTACCGTCCATGCGACCGGCGACCCGCTGATTGCCGGGGATGCGTTCAAACTGTTTGATGCCACAACCGGCAGTGGCAGCTTTGCCACGTTCAATCTGCCATCGCTGACGACCGGGCTGACTTGGGATACTAGCCAGTTGCACACCAGTGGCTCCTTGGCGGTAGTGGCCGTCGCCGCCATTACCCAAGACCCGCAACCGAATGTTCTGATCACCGGCGTGGGCTCCAACGCCACTTTCACGGCGATTGCTACGGGCACCGCGCTCCATTACCAATGGTACTTTAACGTCAACACGCTCATCCCCGGCGCCAACACGAATTACCTGGAGTTGGTGAATCTGCAGACCTCCAACGCGGGGATTTACACCTTGGTGGTGACCAACATTACTGGTGTGGCCACCAGTGCTCCGTCCACCCTGTTGGTGACCAACCACGCCGCCGCGCCGTCTGGTCTCGGGATCACTCCGTCACCAACCAACGCGGTGGCGGTGAGCAACGCGGTGAGCTTTACGGTGTCGGCCTCGGGATCCGCCCCGCTGTACTATCTGTGGTACAAGAACTCGAACTTTGCGGCGGCGGTTAGCACCTCCATCGGGGTGACCAATCCGGCGGTGTCCTGTGCCAATGACAACGACTACTACAACGTCATCGTCAGTAACGCGCAAGGCACCGCCAGTGCGGGACCGGTGTACGTGCGGGTGACGGATAGCAATGCCCCGGCGTTCACGGTAGCGGTCGTGGCCACCAACGTGACCTTGATGAAGGGGACGAACTTCAGCCTGCCGGCGATTGGGCTGGCGGCCAACTGCCACCTGGCGACGTACCGGTGGTATGTGAATACGACGAACCTGTTGGCGGGTCAGACGACCGCGACGTTGAGCCTGACGGAGGTGAAGCTCAATGATGCGGGCACCTATACGGTAATCGCCTCGAACCTGAACGGGCTGTCCGTGATTGGCACGGCGGCGGTGGTGACGGTGCAATACGTCGTGGAAAACCCGGGGATCACGGTGAGTGGGGAAACCTTCCAGACGACGGTGAATGCGGAGTTGGGTCGGGCGTACTGGTTGGAGGCGCGGGAGAGCCTGACCACCGGCACTTGGACCTTTGTGCTGGGGGTGACGAATGTGACCGGCCCGCAGGTGTTGCAGGACGCGGCGGCGGCCGGCCCGTACAAGTTCTACCGCATCGGTAGCGCCCTGGCACAGTAA
- a CDS encoding SUMF1/EgtB/PvdO family nonheme iron enzyme, producing the protein MPFVMVPGTKVLFCIWDVRVQDYGHYSNPRIDWNRMQPFMNDKDMIHPVAYVSWHDAKAFCAWLSQKERAEGRLGAGLEYRLPTDAEWSYAVGIGDQEGDGTPSDKNGKLQDVYPWGNHWPPPKDVVNYDQSLHVDTYPGTSPVGSFKPNQFGLYDMGGNVWQWCEDWFDAKQQYRVLRGGSWGGYYSRDLLASFRNSSLPNAKRSNCGFRVVVAPTR; encoded by the coding sequence ATGCCATTCGTGATGGTGCCGGGTACCAAGGTTCTGTTTTGTATCTGGGACGTGCGGGTGCAGGATTACGGGCATTATTCCAATCCCCGCATAGATTGGAATCGAATGCAGCCTTTCATGAATGATAAAGATATGATCCATCCGGTGGCGTATGTTAGTTGGCACGATGCCAAAGCATTTTGCGCATGGTTGAGCCAAAAAGAGCGAGCCGAAGGGAGACTGGGAGCCGGGCTGGAGTATCGGTTGCCGACGGATGCGGAATGGAGCTATGCGGTGGGGATTGGGGATCAGGAAGGCGACGGCACGCCAAGCGATAAGAACGGAAAACTTCAAGATGTCTATCCGTGGGGCAACCATTGGCCGCCGCCAAAGGACGTGGTGAACTACGATCAATCACTGCATGTGGATACCTATCCGGGGACCTCACCAGTAGGGAGCTTTAAACCGAATCAGTTTGGATTGTATGACATGGGCGGAAACGTATGGCAATGGTGCGAGGATTGGTTTGATGCCAAACAACAATACCGGGTGTTGCGGGGTGGATCTTGGGGTGGTTATTATTCCAGGGATTTACTCGCCTCTTTCCGCAATAGCAGCCTGCCCAACGCTAAGCGCAGCAACTGCGGTTTTCGCGTAGTAGTGGCTCCGACGCGTTAA